One segment of Theobroma cacao cultivar B97-61/B2 chromosome 9, Criollo_cocoa_genome_V2, whole genome shotgun sequence DNA contains the following:
- the LOC18587935 gene encoding myb-related protein 3R-1, producing MEGDRTISTPSVGLSISDGAQTMRALHGRTSGPTRRSTKGQWTAEEDEILRKAVQRFKGKNWKKIAECFKDRTDVQCLHRWQKVLNPELVKGPWSKEEDELIIELVNKIGPKKWSTIAQHLPGRIGKQCRERWHNHLNPAINKEAWTQEEELALIRAHQIFGNRWAELTKFLPGRTDNAIKNHWNSSVKKKLDSYIASGLLDQFQFPLLANQSQPMPSSSSRVQSNVDDSGAKSRTEAEDISECSQESSMIGCSQSASDMANAAVNTREQQFHLSEMPGVAKEKNSSPALCSEEYYPSLEDVNFSIPEISCEAGYSASGDYQFSLPNLPNISSIELGQESSGLPTHCIDASESHEMMNAAFQTSVGLNAPTSFVNMVTTSDKPEHMLITDDECCRVLFSEAVNDGCFASENFTQGSNIVELGGCTSSSLCQASDIQISETGRTPASQSNCPSRSEVLATSCCQYFVSPSVASVEYGSLMSGREPSQLNGQPFGTQEQEFTMNAYDGFIYTNDDHTGNTDLQEQSYLAKDSLKLVAVNSFGSESDAMQTCPTVDDKPNLPEEQDVGALCYEPPRFPSLDIPFFSCDLIPSGSDMQQEYSPLGIRQLMMSSMNCITPFRLWDSPSRDDSPDAVLKSAAKTFTGTPSILKKRHRDLLSPLSERRSDKKLETDMTSSLTKDFSRLDVMFDESGTGSTSQPSQSEPKTHSGASVEEKENLCQAFDGERDNGGDRTESLDDKAQKKDSNGINSHGNMKKEACDIDTKAKTDADASNKVVQRPSAVLIEHNINDLLLFSPDQVGLKVDRPLLASSTRTPRNQYHKSFGAISNQGFASECLSGNACIVVSSPTLKIKNSEGHSIAVTTVQCVTSSATAENLVDNAGIDAAIENHNIFGETPFKRSIESPSAWKSPWFINSFVPGPRIDTEITIEDIGYLMSPGDRSYDAIGLMKQLSEHTAAAYADALEVLGNETPESIVKGRRSNNPNVNEDKENNQLESRSHLASNILAERRTLDFSECGTPGKGTENGKSSTSMSSFSSPSYLLKGCR from the exons GATGAGATTCTGCGTAAAGCTGTTCAACgtttcaaaggaaaaaactGGAAAAAGATAG CGGAGTGTTTCAAGGATCGGACTGATGTACAGTGTTTACATAGGTGGCAAAAGGTCTTGAATCCAGAACTTGTTAAAGGGCCATGGTCAAAAGAG GAGGATGAGCTAATAATTGAGTTGGTGAACAAAATTGGGCCTAAAAAGTGGTCAACCATTGCTCAGCACTTACCTGGACGTATTGGAAAACAATGCAGAGAAAG GTGGCATAATCATCTTAATCCTGCCATAAACAAAGAGGCATGGACTCAGGAAGAAGAGCTGGCTCTGATTCGTGCTCATCAGATTTTTGGGAACAGATGGGCAGAGCTCACAAAGTTCTTGCCAGGAAG GACAGACAATGCTATAAAAAATCACTGGAACAGTTCggtaaaaaagaaattggacTCTTACATAGCATCCGGCCTTCTAGACCAATTTCAGTTCCCCCTTCTTGCAAATCAAAGCCAGCCTATGCCTTCATCTTCTTCGAGGGTTCAGAGCAATGTAGATGATAGTGGTGCCAAAAGTAGGACAGAAGCAGAGGACATATCAGAATGCAGCCAAgaatcgagcatgattggctgcTCTCAGTCTGCAAGTGATATGGCTAATGCTGCTGTAAATACAAGAGAGCAGCAATTCCACTTGTCTGAAATGCCTGGTGTGGCAAAGGAGAAGAATTCCAGTCCAGCGCTATGTTCAGAAGAGTATTACCCATCTTTGGAAGATGTCAATTTCTCCATTCCAGAAATATCTTGTGAAGCAGGGTACTCTGCTAGTGGGGATTATCAGTTTAGTTTACCAAATCTACCTAATATTTCTTCCATAGAACTGGGGCAAGAATCATCAGGGTTGCCAACTCACTGTATAGATGCTAGCGAAAGCCATGAAATGATGAATGCTGCATTTCAAACTTCTGTAGGATTAAATGCTCCTACATCTTTTGTAAATATGGTTACAACTTCTGACAAACCAGAGCATATGTTGATAACTGATGATGAATGTTGTAGGGTCCTATTCTCAGAGGCAGTGAATGATGGATGCTTTGCCTCTGAAAATTTTACACAAGGATCTAATATTGTTGAACTGGGTGGCTGCACAAGTTCATCACTTTGTCAGGCTTCAGACATCCAAATATCTGAAACTGGAAGAACTCCAGCCTCACAATCTAATTGTCCTTCAAGGTCTGAAGTATTGGCAACCTCATGCTGTCAATATTTTGTGTCTCCGTCAGTTGCTTCAGTCGAGTATGGTTCACTTATGTCCGGCAGAGAGCCCAGTCAGTTAAATGGTCAACCTTTTGGAACTCAAGAGCAGGAATTTACTATGAATGCATATGATGGCTTTATCTATACTAATGATGATCATACAGGTAATACAGACCTGCAAGAGCAATCATACCTTGCCAAGGATTCTCTGAAGTTGGTTGCGGTGAATAGTTTTGGTTCAGAATCTGATGCAATGCAAACTTGTCCCACCGTGGATGATAAGCCAAACTTGCCTGAAGAACAAGATGTTGGAGCTCTATGTTATGAGCCACCTCGATTTCCAAGCTTGGATATTCCATTTTTCAGCTGTGATCTTATACCATCTGGCAGTGATATGCAGCAAGAATATAGTCCCCTTGGTATTCGCCAGCTGATGATGTCTTCTATGAACTGCATCACTCCATTTAGGTTGTGGGATTCGCCATCTCGAGACGATAGTCCTGATGCTGTGCTAAAAAGTGCTGCCAAAACTTTTACTGGTACACCATCCATATTGAAGAAACGCCACCGTGACCTTTTGTCACCTTTATCAGAAAGAAGAAGTGACAAAAAGCTGGAAACTGACATGACATCCAGTTTGACTAAAGATTTCTCTCGTTTGGATGTTATGTTTGATGAGAGTGGGACTGGCAGCACATCTCAGCCTTCTCAATCTGAACCTAAAACCCACTCTGGTGCCTCcgtggaagaaaaagaaaacctatGTCAAGCATTTGATGGGGAGCGAGACAATGGGGGAGATCGCACTGAATCGTTAGATGATAAAGCTCAGAAGAAAGATTCTAATGGAATTAATTCCCATGGGAATATGAAAAAAGAAGCCTGCGATATTGATACAAAGGCCAAAACTGACGCTGATGCTTCCAATAAAGTT GTCCAACGGCCTTCAGCAGTGCTTATTGAGCATAATATAAATGATCTACTGTTGTTTTCTCCTGATCAAGTTGGTCTTAAAGTGGACAGACCATTATTGGCTTCAAGCACACGAACTCCAAGAAATCAGTATCATAAAAGCTTTGGAGCTATATCAAATCAGGGTTTTGCTTCTGAATGCTTATCCGGAAATGCATGCATAGTTGTTAGCTCTCCTactttgaaaataaagaacaGCGAAGGCCACTCAATTGCTGTTACTACTGTGCAATGTGTGACTTCATCAGCAACCGCAGAGAATTTGGTTGATAATGCTGGGATTGATGCTGCTATTGAAAATCATAATAT ATTTGGTGAAACTCCATTCAAAAGAAGTATCGAATCCCCATCAGCGTGGAAGTCTCCTTGGTTCATCAACTCTTTTGTTCCGGGTCCAAGGATTGACACAGAAATAACAATCGAG GACATAGGATATCTTATGAGCCCTGGGGATAGAAGCTATGATGCCATTGGGTTGATGAAGCAATTAAGTGAGCATACCGCAGCTGCTTATGCTGATGCCTTGGAGGTTTTGGGAAATGAAACTCCGGAATCAATTGTAAAGGGAAGACGATCAAACAATCCTAACGTCAACGAGGACAAGGAGAATAACCAGTTGGAAAGCCGGTCACATTTGGCTTCAAATATCCTG GCAGAGCGCCGGACTCTTGATTTCAGCGAATGTGGAACACCTGGAAAAGGAACTGAAAACGGGAAGTCGTCAACCTCCATGAGTAGTTTCTCAAGCCCCTCCTATCTTTTGAAAGGTTGCAGATAG